TGCCGACCGAATGCCGAAGCGTCGTCTCGATCGTCTCGTTGGTGCGACCGCCAGAGAGAAGAGCCTTCTCCAGCAGCTCCAGCGTCTTCAACTCGGCCTCTCGCGCATACGGCAACAAGGGAGACTTCCGAATGGCTGGGTCGATCCACCGAGCAGTAATTGTGATGATCTCTTCATGGAGTCGCGCGGCACTGGGCCCATAGAGAGCTAAGCGACCGAGCAGCAAGACACGCGGAATCGCATCGCGTGTCTGCGCCAAACATGCTCGCGACAGATCATGGTGAACAAATCCTTGCGATAGGAAGCGACCGAGGAGGCGCTGCACCACCCTCTGCTCAAGGTGCAGTTGAACAACTTCGTCGGTCACAATTCCTGGGTCTTCAAAGACGACGGGGCGAATGGGAGAAGTCCGACGCCACTCAAATAGCCTTTCATCACGCAGTCTGGGCGTTCGAAGGCTATCCATCGTTTCAGCCCACGAAGACTGAGTATCATCCAATTTCGGCAAGATGAACTGGCCTTCAGCAGAGGCTTTCAGTGGCGGAGCGTTCAATAACTCAAGAGCACACGAGATAGCGGAACGGAAGTGCTCTTGGTCGAGGCCAACCTCCCTTTGCGAACGTTCCATCATTGAGCGGAGCTGATCGATGGATTCTCGAAGGTCGTTCTGCCTTTCCCTGACAGATTCAAGCTCATCCTGAAGTGCCTGGGACTTCTCGTCGTCAAGCTGTGCGGCCTCGACTTCTTTCTGTAGGCGATCGACCTCTCGCCTGCGAATCCCATGCTTCAGCAGTTCGTCCAACTCGTCATCGATGACTCGGGAAAGGCTTCCTAACTCCTCACGAATGGTCTTTGTCTTCCGAACAACGGTTTCTAAAATGCGATCTTCGGGACGTTGCTCATAGACAAAGTAGTAGCAATACACCTCGGATGCTGGCTGCAATTTCCTGTCGATACGCCCGTTTCGTTGTTCCATGCGGCTCGGGTTCCATGGGACATCGAAGTGAAACAGATGATTGCAGTGTGCCTGCAGATTGAGGCCCTCACGAGCCGCATCCGTGGCGATGAGGATTCGGACTGGATGTTTGTTCGGATCGGCGTTGAACGCTTCCTTGATCTGATCACGCTCTTTGCCTGAGGTGGAGCCTCGGAAAACCCTGATTCGGTGCAGGGGGGAGTCGGTGTTCGCGACCGAAACTCGCAACATCTGTTCCAAATAGCGAAGCGTGTCTTCGTACTCGGTGAAGATGATGATTCGGGTCCGGTTCCAGCTCCCTCCGGGACACATATTCGCGTGAATCCACTCTGATATTTTCCGGACGCGCGTGTCGGGAGCGAACCGGTGCGATTCAGCCAGTTCGGACATCTCCCTCAGAAGATGTTGTTCCCGAGAATCTTCGCCAGCCGGAGAGGACGCAGCTGTTGCTGCCTCGAATTGGAGTTCTTCCTCGGCTGCCAGTTCAGCATCGGTCACGAGGGCTCGTTCGTCATCACTGCTGACGCTTCCCCTCAGGAGATCCAGGTCTGTCACCTTCGGTGTCGTGAGCGGGATCAGATTCCGACGTTGTCTGTGTACGGTCCGCTGGTGAACTCTAAGTGTCCGCGCAAAGGCTTCAACGGACGAAAAGAGTCTTTGTTGCAATCCGCAGATAAGAAGCCCCGATGCAGCTTGGGCTCTCTTGGTATCACTCGCAAGACGCGCTTCTCGTGCTTCTTGATATTCGGCAAGCAAGGTTGCTAATTGAAGTTCCGGTGTGTCCGGCGGCAGACTGCCGAGTGTGATTTGCTCTACGACTCTTCTAGGGAATCCTCCCTGTATCTGGCGCAGATCCTCTTTAATTCTGCGAACCATCACGTCTTCACGGTTTCGTTTCGTGACCTTCACGCCACGACAGAATCTTTGGGGGTCGAGGATCTCAAGAAGCGATGAAAAACTGTTCGAGTGACCATTGTGAGGCGTTGCAGAGAGGAAGAGCCGATGTTCGAAGCAGGGTGCAAGAGCACGTACCGCATGCGTTGTTTGAGAGTCGATGGCATATCTCTGGCCGCCAGCGGGAGCAGCGTGGTGTGCCTCGTCCAAAATCAGTAATGTTCCTGGCCGAAAAGTCCCAAGCCAGTCGCGGAGACTTGCCGTGTAGGCCTCATCTATTAACAGTCGGTGCGAAATTAGAAATCGAGAATGCGTCGACCACGGGTTAACGCTGAAGCCCCGCTCTCGTCGCACCCGTTGGACATAGTCCTTGTCCAGAATCTCGAATTGCAATCCGAAGCGGGAGGATAGCTCCTCCTGCCACTGCGAGAGCATGGACGGCGGACAACTGACTACTATTTCCCTTATCTTCTTTCGCAGTAGCAGTTCGCGAGTGATGAGGCCAGCCTCGATCGTCTTTCCTAACCCAACGTCGTCGGCTATAAAAAGGTTCACTCTGGGCAGGAGAAGTGCCTTCCTCAGTGGTTCCAGTTGGTACGGGTCAAGCTTGATGCCCGCGCGGAAGGGCGACTGAAGCAGCTTCGGATCGGTCGAAGTGACACAATTCCAACGTAGTGTGTTCAGATACGCGGCGAAGCGCTGGGCTGGATCGAAGCCCCTCTCGGCGATCTGTGCCCAGTTTTCGCCTGTACGGATTTCGGCATCCAGTTCATTTTCCCAAAGGACATCCAGCGATTGACCTTGGGCGTCGTCGTCAACACAAGAAAGTCGAACAAGTGTCGCCTCTCCAGCTCGCGGCGCAGAGATCACTTGTTCAACAAGGTAGAGACGCTGGCGAACGTGAACGATCGCCCCCGCCGCCGGCAGGACCGGATTCTGGATCGAAACTGCACGTATCACGATAGGAGAAGGATACAACTGGCCTGTCCGAGGTTTTGTACTGGTGGGGTAGCTACTTGAGCACGGTTCGCTTTGAATTCAGATAGGGCGGTCTAGAGTGTGGGATAACCGAGAGGCGAGTGGCGGTTTCCAGTTCAGCGTTCGGTCGAGCTATCCTCGGTGCGCTTCGTGACAAAATTCCTCCCAATCCCCTCCAATTGAGCGGGCAGGGAAGAGACGATTTCGGGGATTACGCTCGATTGGTGGTCCAGCCAGACCAAATCCGCTTTCTCCTTGAGCAGGAGGTAGGATTTTCCGATTGCGGACGGGTTATCGGCGATACCTTCGAAACGAAAGAGATCGACTAGGAGCTCATCTATTTCCAGCGATCGCTGGTGAACGTTATGCCGCAGCCCCTCGGCTCGATGTTCGATTTTCTTCCTCGCAAGTTGCGCGGCCTCGCTGACCGCCTCGGAGCCGAAATAGATCCAAAGCAGGAAAAACACTCTCGGCAGCATATCCACGACAGCCCGACCCGAGAGGGACCGAGCCGCATCCCAGAGGGTTCTCCTTCCTTCTAGGAGGGACTCGCGGAGACTCTCCTCTCCTTTACGGGTGAGTTGGTATTCGGTCTTATTCCGATTCCCCGTTTGACCGACGATAAACCCATCCTCTTCGAGACGGCGCAAGCCAGGGCTAGTTACCCCGAGAGACAGGGCGGCCTCGCGCATCAAGTTGTACGGGGTAGACAGCCCACACTGAATCAAAGCCAACAGCGTCGTCCCCATCAGGCCTAGCTGGCCATCTAGATTCCGTTTGTCGAAGGTTTCCACTTCCGACGACACTAGAGGCAATTGGCTTGACAGACAACATATCGTACGATATATAAATAGATATGTCGCACGGAATGTTGAGTAGCCGTGAATTTTCAAATGACCGATCACGAGAGAGACCGACCCGTCTGTCTTTGTCTAACGTGTCCCGAGGAGATGACCGGGTTCTCGGAATCAACTTCCCTCAGTTTGGACAGGTGCGAGCCCGCCGCATAGTCACACGGTCGCGTAGGCGTCCGACCGGCAGATATCCAAGCTGGAAGATGAACGGCAATCTCGAGTGGGAATCACCTCATGAGCTCAACGCGCTCCGGATACTTGACTGCGACCCGAAGATAGCGAGTTTCTACGACCAACCCTGTGAGATCGTCTACGTCCAAGCGGGCGAGCAGCGGCGACACTATCCCGACATACTGGTTGAGTTTGCGTTCAACGGTCGAAAAGAAATCTGGGAGGTCAAGACAGAAACCGAAGCGAGTCGACCCGAGGTAGCGTCGAGAACTGCGCTGATGGCCGAACATCTTCCTGCATGGGGATATCAGTACCGCATCGCGGTAGCCAGTGAACTGTCGCTCCAACCTAGGCTGCGGAACAGCTGCAAGCTCCTGGACTTCGGTCGGAATTCCATCAGCGAGGATGCGCGAGAGAAGATCAGACGCGCTGTCGCAGCTGGAGAAAATCTCGACTGGTTATCTGCCTGCGCCGGGAAATACGGTCCGCGAGGGCGGGAGGTACTGTGCCGGCTCGCACTCGAGGGCTACCTCCAAGTTGAGATGAATTCAGAGTGGTCGAAGGAGACGCGGTTTTCTGTTGCAGCTGGTGCCAGATGGTGACCAGCTGCTTCCAGATCAACACGCGCGTGCGACTGGATGGCACGGAACATAGATTTCATCGGCTTGTCCAAGGTTGCATCTGGCAACTTGAGAAAGAGTCCACGGGCGAGATTATTCAGAAAGAAAGGCAAGTCCTGCTACGCATGCTGGAGGAAGGCAGGCTGGCCTTCTTGCCCAATGGGAACGTTGTCCTAGTACGCCCTCTTTCCGCTAATGTTTTATCTGAAGAGTTCGAGCAGGCGAAGCTCAGGCGGCTATATGTCAAAGGAGTTCAGCGCCTACCCAAGACGAAGGCCGCCTTCGAGCAGGCGATTAAGAATACCTGGAACGAAATAAAGGACCCTGCACGCCCGCCTAGCTTTTCGACCGTGTACCGTTGGCTGACGCGGTTCGAGAACGCGGATGAAGATATCCGTGCTCTCGTCGACAACACGGCTGCCAAAGGGAATCGGAATCCCAGATGCCAACCGGAGATCGAACGGGTTTGTGATGAGACGATCCAGTCCTTTTACCTGAGACGCGAGCGTCCGAATATTCACCAAACTTTAGAGAACGCCCGGATTAGGGTCCAGCAACAGAATGATCATCGCCCCAAAGCTCATCAACTAGAGCCGCCGAGTCGCCGACTTCTGACCCGGATGATCAAGAGACTTCCTGCTTTCGATCGTCATGCAGCGCGACATGGGTATGAATCCGCACGTGTCGTCTTCAGATCAGTCAAGGGGCATAGGGTTACAGAAAAACCGCTTGAACGAGCGGAGATCGATCATACGTTGCTCGACGTGGTCTTGGTGGATCACGAAACGCGTCAACCGACGGCACGTCCGTGGCTAACCTTATGCATTGACGACCATAGCCGTTGCGTACTTGGGTTTGAGCTAGGTTTTGATTCGCCAAGCTTCCGGACGGTTGCTGCCTGCTTAAAGCAATGTTTCACGCCAAAGGCGAAGTTGAAAGAGACGTATCCACGCCTGAACTCGGAGTGGCACGCCGCGGGTGTAATGCGGGAGTTGGCACTGGATAACGGCCGCGACTTCCATTCAAAAAGCGCAGAGAACGTGCTGCTTCGGCTTGGCATTGAGGCGCACTTCGCCCCAATAAAAACGGGAGCATACAAGGGAAAAGTGGAGCGTATTTTTAGGACGATCCAAGAGGAGATCATGCACACAATGCCCGGTACAACGTTTCGCAACACCCTTGAAAAGGGAGACTACAACCCGGACAAACATGCCTGTGTGAGTCTCCCTGAATTAGCCGAAATCCTCACGATCTGGATAGTCGAGAACTATCACCAGCGGGTCCACAGCACGCTCCAGCGGACACCAAATCAGGTATGGCTGTCTGGAATCGACCCCGATGAAATTCGGTATGTGGACGACCTGACAGAGTTGGACGCCATTCTAGGCGCGACATACAAACGCAAGCTCACGCATAAAGGAATTGAATGGAAGGGGCTTTCCTATAACTCCGATGAATTGCAGAAGCTCCGCCAGCTAAAAGGGGAAAAGCTGGAGGTCGAGCTGCGCATTGACGAGACAAACATTGGCTGTGGCTATGTCTTCTTGCCTGGACTGGAAAAGCCGATTCGAGTACCTGCGCTTAAGCGCGACTATGCAGACGGTATCAGCCTTACTCAACACAAGGTCTACACACGCCATGACCGAGAGCAGTCGCGGGATGCTGGCCGTGAATCAGGCGTTCTGTACTCCAAAGCCCTCGTCGATGAACTTCTTCAAGCGGCACGCGGTAAGCGAGGTCGCCTCGGGCGTCGTGCAGCCACCCACTTAGAACAGCGAGCCCGCAATGCAGGGAGGGAGACTAATGCCCGAACAGCCAGCGCAAAGAACATTGTAGGAAGCAAACCAGAATCGCTGGCCCCCGCTTCCACTCAACCTGTTCCTGTTGCCATCCGGCAAGAGATGCCGATCGGCCTTCGAGCCAGACCAAGGTTAGCGGCAATCAAACGGGAGGATATCAATGAGCAATAACAGCCGAACTATTGTTGAGGAGATCCTAATTCCGCATTCCGCATTCGAGAAGGCGGCCGCCCGAATCGAGCAATGCTTCTTGTTTGCCGAAGGCAAAGGCGAGACGGAGGGGATGGCCATCCTCGGCGAGTCTGGAACGGGGAAGACGACTGTGCTCAAAAACTTCTACGCCAAACACCACTTTCGCCATGACGAGAACGGTCGCGAGGTCCCCGTCCTCTTCGTCTCCACCCCAAGCGCACCCACGCCGAAGGGCTTGGCTGGCGTAATGCTCACTGAACTTGGAGCAGCTGACGCAGAACAGGGCACGGAGAACTACAGGACAAATCGCCTAAAGCGCCTGATGAAGGAAACGAAGACTCGAATGGTAATTATCGATGAATTCCAGCAGTTTTATGATCGTGGCAAGCGCAAGGTCATGCACCACGCGGCTGATTGGCTCAAGGGCTTAA
The genomic region above belongs to Acidobacteriaceae bacterium and contains:
- the drmD gene encoding DISARM system SNF2-like helicase DrmD, whose translation is MIRAVSIQNPVLPAAGAIVHVRQRLYLVEQVISAPRAGEATLVRLSCVDDDAQGQSLDVLWENELDAEIRTGENWAQIAERGFDPAQRFAAYLNTLRWNCVTSTDPKLLQSPFRAGIKLDPYQLEPLRKALLLPRVNLFIADDVGLGKTIEAGLITRELLLRKKIREIVVSCPPSMLSQWQEELSSRFGLQFEILDKDYVQRVRRERGFSVNPWSTHSRFLISHRLLIDEAYTASLRDWLGTFRPGTLLILDEAHHAAPAGGQRYAIDSQTTHAVRALAPCFEHRLFLSATPHNGHSNSFSSLLEILDPQRFCRGVKVTKRNREDVMVRRIKEDLRQIQGGFPRRVVEQITLGSLPPDTPELQLATLLAEYQEAREARLASDTKRAQAASGLLICGLQQRLFSSVEAFARTLRVHQRTVHRQRRNLIPLTTPKVTDLDLLRGSVSSDDERALVTDAELAAEEELQFEAATAASSPAGEDSREQHLLREMSELAESHRFAPDTRVRKISEWIHANMCPGGSWNRTRIIIFTEYEDTLRYLEQMLRVSVANTDSPLHRIRVFRGSTSGKERDQIKEAFNADPNKHPVRILIATDAAREGLNLQAHCNHLFHFDVPWNPSRMEQRNGRIDRKLQPASEVYCYYFVYEQRPEDRILETVVRKTKTIREELGSLSRVIDDELDELLKHGIRRREVDRLQKEVEAAQLDDEKSQALQDELESVRERQNDLRESIDQLRSMMERSQREVGLDQEHFRSAISCALELLNAPPLKASAEGQFILPKLDDTQSSWAETMDSLRTPRLRDERLFEWRRTSPIRPVVFEDPGIVTDEVVQLHLEQRVVQRLLGRFLSQGFVHHDLSRACLAQTRDAIPRVLLLGRLALYGPSAARLHEEIITITARWIDPAIRKSPLLPYAREAELKTLELLEKALLSGGRTNETIETTLRHSVGRDIEELLPHLQDRGLEYAKEATQKLAKRGEDESRQMRTLLESQRKHILEKQVESSQRVFKFNDEELRQLNADRRHWENRLVKLESELETEPARIKDIYTIRAQRIEPVGIVYLWPASEGGR
- a CDS encoding TnsA endonuclease N-terminal domain-containing protein, with product MNGNLEWESPHELNALRILDCDPKIASFYDQPCEIVYVQAGEQRRHYPDILVEFAFNGRKEIWEVKTETEASRPEVASRTALMAEHLPAWGYQYRIAVASELSLQPRLRNSCKLLDFGRNSISEDAREKIRRAVAAGENLDWLSACAGKYGPRGREVLCRLALEGYLQVEMNSEWSKETRFSVAAGARW
- a CDS encoding Mu transposase C-terminal domain-containing protein, with product MVTSCFQINTRVRLDGTEHRFHRLVQGCIWQLEKESTGEIIQKERQVLLRMLEEGRLAFLPNGNVVLVRPLSANVLSEEFEQAKLRRLYVKGVQRLPKTKAAFEQAIKNTWNEIKDPARPPSFSTVYRWLTRFENADEDIRALVDNTAAKGNRNPRCQPEIERVCDETIQSFYLRRERPNIHQTLENARIRVQQQNDHRPKAHQLEPPSRRLLTRMIKRLPAFDRHAARHGYESARVVFRSVKGHRVTEKPLERAEIDHTLLDVVLVDHETRQPTARPWLTLCIDDHSRCVLGFELGFDSPSFRTVAACLKQCFTPKAKLKETYPRLNSEWHAAGVMRELALDNGRDFHSKSAENVLLRLGIEAHFAPIKTGAYKGKVERIFRTIQEEIMHTMPGTTFRNTLEKGDYNPDKHACVSLPELAEILTIWIVENYHQRVHSTLQRTPNQVWLSGIDPDEIRYVDDLTELDAILGATYKRKLTHKGIEWKGLSYNSDELQKLRQLKGEKLEVELRIDETNIGCGYVFLPGLEKPIRVPALKRDYADGISLTQHKVYTRHDREQSRDAGRESGVLYSKALVDELLQAARGKRGRLGRRAATHLEQRARNAGRETNARTASAKNIVGSKPESLAPASTQPVPVAIRQEMPIGLRARPRLAAIKREDINEQ